From the Ctenopharyngodon idella isolate HZGC_01 chromosome 3, HZGC01, whole genome shotgun sequence genome, one window contains:
- the LOC127510144 gene encoding 5-hydroxytryptamine receptor 3A-like isoform X1, whose amino-acid sequence MVLQHRISLLFLIFSCPIVLTDSCNSRCLANILIAKKMKSAPQANNCTVNVTITSMQYETLSFDTKNMQMSSRVKVNMMWTDQELEWNDTISNAKAVMLPVDKIWTPELVLDNAIDVTVKPYTNDVQVTRNGTVDYAVILFIAVSCNDINLFSYPFVKGKCSVAINGWNQSFCELNLTQPTNISNVGGIQGEWETVSVTVEQDETFQNRRYLSVSLSISPFSAVVTLILPSILIMLADLVTFALPVQGGERNNLKVTLVLSFTMFLLILNDHLSSGGRCSPILHYHFCFCLVNLVLSMVMSIVLTHLTLDERFLPCKCSKNLKPPPKTASLGQDEADAGVIAITRSSDLPSEVASLQKIVNFLENIDQKEQVANSNVAFVDRLDKICFCFFLFIDIIYIIIVVVVTRTDLCKEKKKVFWDTEDDNNYYYIGGALYFFNGTEYENY is encoded by the exons ATGGTTCTTCAACACAGGATCTCATTGTTGTTCCTCATCTTTTCATGTCCGATTG TGTTGACAGATTCATGTAACAGTCGATGTCTGGCAAATATACTAATTGCTAAAAAAATGAAGAGTGCACCACAGGCTAATAACTGTACTGTCAATGTAACCATCACTTCGATGCAATATGAGACACTGTCTTTT GATACGAAAAACATGCAAATGAGCAGCCGTGTCAAGGTAAACATG ATGTGGACTGATCAAGAACTAGAGTGGAATGACACAATATCTAATGCTAAAGCCGTTATGTTACCGGTTGACAAAATCTGGACTCCTGAGTTAGTTTTGGACAATGC GATAGATGTAACCGTGAAGCCGTACACTAATGATGTACAGGTGACGAGGAATGGAACTGTGGACTATGCTGTGATCTTGTTCATAGCAGTGAGCTGTAATGATATCAACCTTTTCAGCTACCCCTTTGTGAAAGGAAAATGTTCTGTGGCCATCAATGGATGGAACCAAAGCT TTTGTGAGCTTAATCTCACCCAACCTACTAACATATCTAATGTTGGAGGCATTCAAGGAGAGTGGGAGACTGTGAGCGTGACAGTAGAACAAgatgaaacatttcaaaaccGCAGATATCTCTCG GTCTCTTTATCCATCAGTCCTTTCAGTGCTGTTGTGACCCTGATCCTGCCCAGTATTCTAATAATGCTGGCTGACCTGGTGACCTTTGCTCTGCCAGTTCAAGGAGGAGAACGCAACAACCTTAAGGTCACCTTGGTCCTGAGCTTCACCATGTTCCTCCTCATCCTCAATGATCACCTGTCCAGTGGTGGACGATGTAGCCCTATCCTGC ATTATCACTTCTGCTTCTGTCTGGTCAATCTGGTGCTGAGCATGGTGATGTCTATTGTGTTGACACATCTGACATTAGATGAAAGATTCCTGCCTTGTAAATGCTCAAAGAACCTCAAACCCCCCCCCAAAACCGCCAGTCTGGGTCAGGATGAAG CAGATGCTGGTGTGATTGCAATAACGAGGTCTAGTGATCTGCCTTCAGAGGTGGCTTCCCTCCAAAAAATAGTGAACTTTTTGGAAAACATTGACCAAAAAGAGCAAGTGGCAAACAGCAACGTGGCCTTTGTAGATCGCTTGGACAAaatctgtttctgtttttttttattcattgacATCATTTATATCATCATTGTTGTCGTTGTCACCAGAACAGATTtgtgcaaagaaaaaaagaaggttTTCTGGGATACGGAAgatgataataattattattatattggtggtgctttatattttttcaatgGCACagaatatgaaaattattaa
- the LOC127510144 gene encoding 5-hydroxytryptamine receptor 3A-like isoform X2, producing MVLQHRISLLFLIFSCPIVLTDSCNSRCLANILIAKKMKSAPQANNCTVNVTITSMQYETLSFDTKNMQMSSRVKVNMMWTDQELEWNDTISNAKAVMLPVDKIWTPELVLDNAIDVTVKPYTNDVQVTRNGTVDYAVILFIAVSCNDINLFSYPFVKGKCSVAINGWNQSFCELNLTQPTNISNVGGIQGEWETVSVTVEQDETFQNRRYLSVSLSISPFSAVVTLILPSILIMLADLVTFALPVQGGERNNLKVTLVLSFTMFLLILNDHLSSGGRCSPILHYHFCFCLVNLVLSMVMSIVLTHLTLDERFLPCKCSKNLKPPPKTASLGQDEGKNLEY from the exons ATGGTTCTTCAACACAGGATCTCATTGTTGTTCCTCATCTTTTCATGTCCGATTG TGTTGACAGATTCATGTAACAGTCGATGTCTGGCAAATATACTAATTGCTAAAAAAATGAAGAGTGCACCACAGGCTAATAACTGTACTGTCAATGTAACCATCACTTCGATGCAATATGAGACACTGTCTTTT GATACGAAAAACATGCAAATGAGCAGCCGTGTCAAGGTAAACATG ATGTGGACTGATCAAGAACTAGAGTGGAATGACACAATATCTAATGCTAAAGCCGTTATGTTACCGGTTGACAAAATCTGGACTCCTGAGTTAGTTTTGGACAATGC GATAGATGTAACCGTGAAGCCGTACACTAATGATGTACAGGTGACGAGGAATGGAACTGTGGACTATGCTGTGATCTTGTTCATAGCAGTGAGCTGTAATGATATCAACCTTTTCAGCTACCCCTTTGTGAAAGGAAAATGTTCTGTGGCCATCAATGGATGGAACCAAAGCT TTTGTGAGCTTAATCTCACCCAACCTACTAACATATCTAATGTTGGAGGCATTCAAGGAGAGTGGGAGACTGTGAGCGTGACAGTAGAACAAgatgaaacatttcaaaaccGCAGATATCTCTCG GTCTCTTTATCCATCAGTCCTTTCAGTGCTGTTGTGACCCTGATCCTGCCCAGTATTCTAATAATGCTGGCTGACCTGGTGACCTTTGCTCTGCCAGTTCAAGGAGGAGAACGCAACAACCTTAAGGTCACCTTGGTCCTGAGCTTCACCATGTTCCTCCTCATCCTCAATGATCACCTGTCCAGTGGTGGACGATGTAGCCCTATCCTGC ATTATCACTTCTGCTTCTGTCTGGTCAATCTGGTGCTGAGCATGGTGATGTCTATTGTGTTGACACATCTGACATTAGATGAAAGATTCCTGCCTTGTAAATGCTCAAAGAACCTCAAACCCCCCCCCAAAACCGCCAGTCTGGGTCAGGATGAAGGTAAGAATTTAGAATACTAA